Part of the Methanothermobacter sp. genome, GCTACCATTTCTCTATCTGAATCCTTCCATTCCTTTCAATCCACCCTATCAGTCTCTCAGCATATTCAAGTTTGAGCCTCTTAACTGGATCAGCCCTTCCTGTTTCGGAACCCATGCCAGGCCTTGAGTACCTGGTTACAACCTCACCGAAATCCATACCGGCAAGTATCACGGTTTCTGCACCGAGGGCCTCTGCAAGGAAAACGGCCCGGTCACCATCCGTGAAGCCCCCAAAATTGTATATGCATCCATAGGGAACACTCTGGGTTGTCCCTATAAGGTTCTGGAGGCGTGGAAGATACTTCCTGAGCGCCTCAAGGTTGTTGCCGTGGGCATGAACCACCAGGGAGGCCCCCCTCCTGTTGGCCTCAATTATATCCTCCATTCTACCGTCAAGGTCCGTCACGATTATATGGGGAATTAGGCCCTCCTCAAGAAGTGCTGTTGTCGCGCCATCTGCCGCCACTATGGTGACATTCCCTCTGACCTCTTTGAATCTTTTAACGTGTTTCCTGAGTGATGGCCCAGCACCGAATACGATGAAGTCCAGTGAGGGAACCCTCAGGATTTCGGGTCCCGGGCAGCCATGCTCCCTCAGGAAGGATTCCAGGTAGGATGCAGACTCCTCATCGGCCTTCCTCCTGAATCCAAAGTCATCAAGTATTTTCCCATACCATTCGAGCCAGACTTCCATTTCCATGGGACAAATCTAGTGGGGGTGATAT contains:
- a CDS encoding 6-hydroxymethylpterin diphosphokinase MptE-like protein produces the protein MEMEVWLEWYGKILDDFGFRRKADEESASYLESFLREHGCPGPEILRVPSLDFIVFGAGPSLRKHVKRFKEVRGNVTIVAADGATTALLEEGLIPHIIVTDLDGRMEDIIEANRRGASLVVHAHGNNLEALRKYLPRLQNLIGTTQSVPYGCIYNFGGFTDGDRAVFLAEALGAETVILAGMDFGEVVTRYSRPGMGSETGRADPVKRLKLEYAERLIGWIERNGRIQIEKW